The DNA segment TCTTTTCGCGGACAGATAAAATTCAAAACGCCATTGTTTCCTCGGTTCGAAAATCTCCTGAAGAATTAGTCTCTTTCTTAAAACAACAGTGTGGGAAAGCAATATTTTTTAATTCCGAAATTGCTATTCCACTTGAAAATTTATACGAATCGAAAAGCACATTAGGATATGATCGTCTAGCCGCTTGTGTTGGTGCTTATGGCAATCACCCCAATCAAAATCTTCTTGTGATAGATGCAGGAACTGCAATTACTTTTGATTTTGTGAATGATAAAGCACAATATATAGGAGGTTGTATTTCACCGGGATTAAAAATGAGATTTAGAGCTCTGCATGAATTTACTCAAAAGCTTCCTGAACTTTCCCAAAATGATGACTTTCATCTAATAGGCAAGAATACCAATGATGCAATTGTATCAGGTGTTCAAAATGGTTTACTGTTCGAAGTTGATGCTTATATCAACAATTTAAAAAATGCTCATCGCAACATAGAAGTTATTTTTACTGGTGGCGATGCTCCTTTTCTTGTAAAATCAATCAATAACAATGCAATCTTAGCTCCTGAGATCGTGTTAGAAGGCTTAAACAAGATACTGGAATTTAATTTGTTGAATCACTCTTAATAATCACTTTTCTTTGCAACTTTCCAATTTATTTATAGTTTTGCATTGAGCTCAAAAAAAGAGCAGTTGAAGGACGTTTTTAAAGCTTGTACAAATTTTTGGTACGAGTTTTGCAGTTTTAATTCTGACATAACTAAAACTTTCGTTATATTTATAGCATGATTTTGAAATCTGATTTTATCAGTAAAATCTAGTGATCGAAATTTTAGTTTAGAAACAAAAAGAAACTTGATTATAAAAATTAGTAATATGAAGACAAGAATTTTATTCGTAACAATGGTTCTTTTGTTTTCAGGTCTGTTTACTTCAAAAGCACAGACTTTGGAATCAAAATATGGGTTAGATAGTACTCAGACAATTTTGAATGCATCTCTTTATATTGAGATGGTAAAGCAAAAAAATTATACTGAAGCATTATCACAATGGAGATATGTTTATAATAATGCTCCTGCCTATCAGAAGTCTACTTATATTAATGGTGTGAAAATCATGACTGCACAATTGCGTGCTACAAAGGATTTCAAGTATGTGGATACCTTGATGATGATTTACGATAAAAGGATTAAATATTTCGGTACCGATCGTAAGTATTCTAAAGGATGGATTCTTGGTCGTAAAGGTGGTGATTTATTCAAATACAAAAAGAAAAGTATTCCTGCTGTTAAAGAAGCTTATAGTATTCTTAAGCAGTCAATCGAAATTCAAGGGTTGAAATCAGAAGCTAAGGTAATTGCTAATACAATGGAAGCTTCTAAAATTTTGGTTCAAAACAACGAGATTGAAGCAGAAGAAGTAATCGACAACTATCTATTGTATATGGATATGGCGAAAAAGCAAATGGATGCTCAAACGGATGAAAAGAAGAAAGCTAACATTAACAATGCTAGATTAAACGTTGAGAAGATTTTCTTTGCTGCAGGTGTAGCTGACTGTGAAACATTAAGTAATATTTTCACGCCTAAGTTTGAAGCAAATCCTGAAGATATGGTTTTGATCAACAAGATCATGAAAATGTTGAATCGTCAGGAGTGTGAAGATGGTGCTTTATATGCAAAAGTAGCAGAGCAGAAATATAAGCTTGAGCCTAGTGCTGATGCAGCTCACAACTTGGCTAAAATGTTTATCAAGAAAAAGCAATTTTCTAAAAGTAAGGTTATCTAAAACAGGCCATCGAATTGGAAGAAGATGCTGATGTTAAAGCTGATTTACACTATAAATTAGCATATATCAAATTTTCAAAAAAAGAATATGCTGGTATGAAGTCTAACGCTTTAAAAGCTGCAGCATTAAGATCAAACTGGGGACAGCCTTACTTATTAATTGGAAAAGCATATGCTGCTTATAGCCAAAAATATGGTTCTACTGAATTAGAAAAGCAAGCTGTATATTGGGTTGCGGTTGATAAATTCAAGAAAGCTAAGAGCGTAGATCCTGAGTGTGCTGAAGAAGCTCGTAGTTTAATTAACGATTACTCAAGACACTTTCCAAGAACAGAAGAAGCTTTTTTCGAAGGAATTAAGCAAGGTGATACTTATAAAGTAGGTGCTTGGATTAACGAATCGACTAAAGCAAGATTAACAGAATAACACATTGAAAAATATCAACAATATTATCAAAAGCATTGTTGCCCTGGTTGGGGCGACAATGCTTTTGTCTTGTGAAAATAACATCAAAGAGGTACAAGATGCCACAAGCAAAGAAGACACTCCTGAAGTATCGGGCGAAGAAGTAGAATTTATCTATACCGATTCAACCAGAATTGTACATCGTGCATTTGCTGTAGAATTTACCCAAATTACTACGGAAGGTAAAGAATATGATGAATTCCCTAAAGGAGGAAAACTGATTTCATACGATAAAGATGGCACTGTAGCTGGACAAATTGAAGCCAAGTATGCCAAACACATTGTCTCTGAACAATTATGGGAACTTCGTAACGATGTTGTCGCTGTAAGTGACGATGGTAAAACCATTAACACTGAATTAATGTATTGGGATCAGAAAAAAGGTGAGATTTACTCTGATCAATATGTGAGAATTACTGATGAAGATGGTCAAGTTTTAGAAGGCAATAGTTTTTCTTCAGATGAGAAAATGAATAATATTATATTGAAAAAAGTTTCTGGTGAAGTATATTTAAAAGATGAAACAGAACAATAAGATAAAATTCATATTATATTGCAACTAAAATCATTTATAACGTGAAACAGAAACTACCTTTTATTTTAGAAATCATTTGGTTTGTGGTTATGATTGTAGCTCTAGCAGCTGCCATTCACAAAACTACACAATCAGGTTTTTCTGAGAGCATTTTACTTTATGTTATCGCTCTTGTTGCAACATTAATGTTCGCCAGTAGAAGATACATGAGAAAGTTACAAGAGAAAAACCAATCCCCGAAATAAATGAATGACCTGATCATCATTTTTATCATGTTAGCTTTGTCGGCTTTTTTCTCCGGCATGGAGATTGCTTTTGTTGCTGCCAACAAGCTAAGAATGGAACTTGATAAGAGTAAAAATACTTTGACCTCAAGAATCATCAATATTTTTACGAATCATCCTGGTCATTATATTTCAACCATGTTAGTTGGCAATAATATTGCATTGGTTGTTTATGGTATCATGATGGCTAAAATTCTAGAGCCAAGTATTGCTAATTGGGTCGATTCTGAGTTGTTGATAATGACAATACAGACCTTATTTTCTACGCTTTTAATTCTGTTTACTGCAGAGTTTTTACCCAAAACACTTTTTAGGCTAAATCCAAATTTCTCCTTGAACCTATTTGCGGTGCCAGTCATGTTTTTTTACATTGTCTTCTATCCGCTTACCTCGTTTACCATTTTTCTATCGAAGAACATTATCTATAAGGTCTTCAAAACAAAAATCAGCGAAGACGAAGAAACCAGAGCATTTGGAAAGGTTGATTTGGATCATTTGGTGCAGGAAGGGCAAGAAGGGCAAACTGTTTTAGACGAAGATGAGCATAACATGAAACTTTTTCGTAATGCTCTGGATTTTTCGAATGTGAAGCTACGTGAGTGTTTTGTGCCTAGAACTGAGATTGAAGCCATGGAAATGGGTGGTGAAATTGATGTGCTGACACAGCGTTTTATTGAAACGGGCTATTCGAGAATCATGATTTATAAAGAATCTATCGATAATATTATTGGTTACGTCCACTCTTCGGTTCTATTTAGAAATCCTCAGAGTATAAAGGCGGCTTTAAGCCGTGTTATTATTGTACCGGAAACAATGGCTGCTCACAAACTATTAAATTTGTTTACCCGAGAGCAGAAAAGTGTAGCAGTAGTGGTTGATGAGTTTGGAGGCACATCTGGAATGGTAACCATTGAAGATATAATGGAAGAGATTTTCGGTGAAATTGAAGATGAACATGACAATATTGACTTAGAGGAAGAAAAAATTTCGGATACTGAATATATCTTATCTGGACGGTTAGAAATAGACTATTTAAATGATAAGTATGAACTAAATCTGCCTGAATCGGAGGATTTCGAAACACTTAACGGCTATTTGTTATTTACCCATGAAAGTATTCCCAAATACAATGAAACCATTCGCATTGAAAATTTCCATTTTAAAATAATGGAAGTAAGCAGTACAAGGGTTGACAAAATCCGCCTAACAATTCTCGAATAATTCTCCTTTTTTATATTGGAGAAACTCAGGAAGAACTTCACTATTTATATCAATAACAAATACGCTTTTATCTGATTTTTCTCTACAAATATGTAGGTAAAAGCCTTTCTTATCAGTCATTAACAGATCTGTTTTTCAATCTCTTCTTATTTTACTATAAAACCTAACAATCCTAATGAAATAAAAGGCGATCATTTCCCATTTTTTTGTATATTCGTAGCCTATTTTAAGAATAATTAAATCTTTTTAGATGGCAACATTACAGAAAATAAGAAACCGCGGAGTTTTTATAGGAATTATCATTGGTGGAGCCTTGTTGGCATTTATAGCTGGTGACGCCTTAAAATCAGGTGGTTCTCTTTTAACAAACTCACGAAATGAGATGGCTGAAATTGCAGGGGAATCTGTGAATATTCGTGATTTTCAAAATCGTTTCAACCACAACCTAGAAGTAACCAAAATGATGGGAGGTCAGAACTCTATACCTTCTGATCAAATGGATAAGATCAGAGAGCAAGTTTGGCAACAAATGGTTCAAGAGATCGTAATGAATCGTGAGTACGATGAGTTAGGAATTTCGATTTCTTCTGACGAGTTATTTGACATGGTTCAAGGTCGTAATATCGATCCAACGATCCGTCAGATTTTCCAAAATGAAAACGGTCTTGTTGATAAAGATCAAGTAAGAGCAACACTTAAGCAACTGATGGCAGCTCCTGATGGAACGCCTCAAAAAGCATACTGGTTAAATATTGAAGAATCATTAATTGCTCAAAGAACCTTAACTAAGTATAATACTTTAATTGCTAAAGGTCTTTACATGCCAAGTGCAATGATTAAAGAAATGGCAACTAAAGGAAGTAAAAAAGTTGATTTCAACTATATCGTAAAAAGTTATAATCTTATTCCTGATAGTACAATTACTGTTACTGAATCAGAAATTAGAGAATATTATAACGATAATAAAGAACTTTTTAAGCAAGGCGAATCTAGAAAAATTGACTACGTTCCTTTTAGTATCGAGCCATCAACTGACGATTTTAAATACACTGAGAAGTGGATCGCAGATCAAAAGGAAGATTTCGCAAAAGAAAGTAACAATGTTCAGTTTGTTGAATTGAATGGTGATACTGATTTTAACGCATATTATTTCAAGAAAGACGAAATGTCTAATAAGGAAGTAAACGACTTTGCTTTTGCAGCTGCTAAAGGTGATGTTTTTGGTCCTTATGACGAGAATGATGCTTACAAATTAGCAAAGATTGCTGATGTTAAGATGATGGCTGATTCAGTTAAAGCTCGTCATATTTTAATTCGTCCGCTTAATGGAGATTTTAAAGCTGCTGAAGCGAAGGCTGATAGTTTGAAACAGCTAATTAATAAAGGAGCTAAGTTTGCTGAAGTAGCTAAAGCTAATTCTGAAGATCAAGGTTCTGCTGTGAATGGTGGTGATCTAGGTTGGTTTACTCAAGGACGTATGGTTCCTGAGTTTAACGATGCTGCTTTCTCATCAAAGAAAAATGAAATTAAGATTGTAACAACACAGTTTGGTGCTCACTTAATTCAGGTTGTTAATTTAAGCAAGCCAGTTAAAAAAGTACAGATTGCTGTTCTTGATCGTAAGGTTGAAGCGAGCACAAAAACAACTCAAGGTGTTTATGCTAGAGCTCGTACTTTTGCAGGAAACAATATCGAAAGAGCTGCTTTCTTGAAAGCAATTACTGCCGAGAACTTAAGTCGTAGAACTGCAAATCTTAAAAAAGATACCAAGTTAATTCCAGGATTAGAAAACTCTAGAGATTTAGTTAGAGCTGCATACAATACAGATGAAATGGAAAGTGTTTTACTAACACATGACAACTCAGCTGTATTTGAGTTTGGTAATAAGTTTGTTGTTGCTATACTTTCAAATATCAAAGAAGAAGGATATGCTTCAATTCAAGATCAAGTTTCTGCTATTAAGCGTGCAGTTAGAAAAGAAAAGAAAGCTGAGCAAATTATTGCTGCTATGAATAAAAATAGTGCAAGCGCTCAAAGTTTACTTTCTGTTGCTCAAAAGGAAAACTTGGAAGTTAAGAATGCTGCTGATGTATCATTCCAATCGTTCCAGATACCAGGTG comes from the Labilibaculum sp. DW002 genome and includes:
- a CDS encoding type III pantothenate kinase, which translates into the protein MNLIIDIGNTQIKAALFENHQLVKLFTSSKPEIDFIKEIFSRTDKIQNAIVSSVRKSPEELVSFLKQQCGKAIFFNSEIAIPLENLYESKSTLGYDRLAACVGAYGNHPNQNLLVIDAGTAITFDFVNDKAQYIGGCISPGLKMRFRALHEFTQKLPELSQNDDFHLIGKNTNDAIVSGVQNGLLFEVDAYINNLKNAHRNIEVIFTGGDAPFLVKSINNNAILAPEIVLEGLNKILEFNLLNHS
- the lptC gene encoding LPS export ABC transporter periplasmic protein LptC; its protein translation is MKNINNIIKSIVALVGATMLLSCENNIKEVQDATSKEDTPEVSGEEVEFIYTDSTRIVHRAFAVEFTQITTEGKEYDEFPKGGKLISYDKDGTVAGQIEAKYAKHIVSEQLWELRNDVVAVSDDGKTINTELMYWDQKKGEIYSDQYVRITDEDGQVLEGNSFSSDEKMNNIILKKVSGEVYLKDETEQ
- a CDS encoding hemolysin family protein, whose protein sequence is MNDLIIIFIMLALSAFFSGMEIAFVAANKLRMELDKSKNTLTSRIINIFTNHPGHYISTMLVGNNIALVVYGIMMAKILEPSIANWVDSELLIMTIQTLFSTLLILFTAEFLPKTLFRLNPNFSLNLFAVPVMFFYIVFYPLTSFTIFLSKNIIYKVFKTKISEDEETRAFGKVDLDHLVQEGQEGQTVLDEDEHNMKLFRNALDFSNVKLRECFVPRTEIEAMEMGGEIDVLTQRFIETGYSRIMIYKESIDNIIGYVHSSVLFRNPQSIKAALSRVIIVPETMAAHKLLNLFTREQKSVAVVVDEFGGTSGMVTIEDIMEEIFGEIEDEHDNIDLEEEKISDTEYILSGRLEIDYLNDKYELNLPESEDFETLNGYLLFTHESIPKYNETIRIENFHFKIMEVSSTRVDKIRLTILE
- a CDS encoding peptidylprolyl isomerase, producing MATLQKIRNRGVFIGIIIGGALLAFIAGDALKSGGSLLTNSRNEMAEIAGESVNIRDFQNRFNHNLEVTKMMGGQNSIPSDQMDKIREQVWQQMVQEIVMNREYDELGISISSDELFDMVQGRNIDPTIRQIFQNENGLVDKDQVRATLKQLMAAPDGTPQKAYWLNIEESLIAQRTLTKYNTLIAKGLYMPSAMIKEMATKGSKKVDFNYIVKSYNLIPDSTITVTESEIREYYNDNKELFKQGESRKIDYVPFSIEPSTDDFKYTEKWIADQKEDFAKESNNVQFVELNGDTDFNAYYFKKDEMSNKEVNDFAFAAAKGDVFGPYDENDAYKLAKIADVKMMADSVKARHILIRPLNGDFKAAEAKADSLKQLINKGAKFAEVAKANSEDQGSAVNGGDLGWFTQGRMVPEFNDAAFSSKKNEIKIVTTQFGAHLIQVVNLSKPVKKVQIAVLDRKVEASTKTTQGVYARARTFAGNNIERAAFLKAITAENLSRRTANLKKDTKLIPGLENSRDLVRAAYNTDEMESVLLTHDNSAVFEFGNKFVVAILSNIKEEGYASIQDQVSAIKRAVRKEKKAEQIIAAMNKNSASAQSLLSVAQKENLEVKNAADVSFQSFQIPGAGIEPKVISTAALLEKGKISSAIEGNQGVYMLVVTNETSDEVTDMTVEAFKSRLEQGYQYRANYQAFQALKENANVVDKRYKFY